In Carassius auratus strain Wakin chromosome 46, ASM336829v1, whole genome shotgun sequence, the following proteins share a genomic window:
- the LOC113064049 gene encoding forkhead box protein I1-ema-like, with product MTSFVPQALSPQFHSMGQESQEFSLYGDNFYSTQPAPSPQQTLPSAYDFGEYAGQTPNPYLWFNGPGINPAPQHYGMTKPYVASGGIGSSEGGFSWFSMPSQEDLMKLVRPPYSYSALIAMAIHGAPNRRLTLSQIYQYVADNFPFYNKSKASWQNSIRHNLSLNDCFMKVPRDDSDPGKGNYWTLDPNCEKMFDNGNFRRKRKRKSDSLAEEEGKGYSGSDSALSSPKEPSDSSERGNSPVSKEPTPCLSGFLSQMGDVAKGSREALLPSPLALPLSQRSSQTGAYDSYSPNATVPQWETHIPPPVPSNISTSYTDSYSDSMINQYTSQLYPVMGSSDLLYSREGTEV from the exons ATGACGTCATTTGTTCCACAAGCCCTTTCGCCCCAATTTCACAGCATGGGGCAGGAGTCCCAAGAATTCAGCTTGTATGGTGACAACTTCTACAGCACTCAGCCTGCGCCTAGTCCACAGCAAACCCTGCCGTCCGCTTACGATTTCGGAGAATACGCTGGCCAGACCCCCAACCCTTACCTGTGGTTCAATGGACCCGGGATCAATCCCGCTCCTCAGCACTACGGGATGACAAAGCCGTACGTTGCTTCAGGCGGAATCGGAAGCTCGGAAGGTGGTTTCAGCTGGTTCTCCATGCCTTCCCAAGAAGATCTGATGAAACTTGTGAGACCTCCCTACTCTTACTCAGCACTTATTGCGATGGCAATTCACGGAGCCCCAAACCGTCGCCTCACTCTCAGCCAGATCTACCAGTACGTGGCGGACAACTTCCCCTTCTACAACAAGAGCAAAGCCAGCTGGCAGAACTCAATCCGGCATAATCTCTCACTCAACGACTGCTTCATGAAAGTACCCAGAGATGACAGCGATCCAG gCAAAGGGAACTACTGGACCCTCGACCCAAACTGTGAGAAGATGTTTGATAATGGCAACTTCCGTCGCAAGAGGAAGAGAAAGTCTGACTCTCTGGCCGAAGAGGAGGGAAAAGGCTATTCTGGATCGGACTCGGCTCTATCGAGTCCGAAAGAGCCCAGTGATTCCTCAGAGAGAGGAAACTCTCCGGTTTCCAAAGAACCGACTCCGTGTCTCAGCGGCTTTCTAAGTCAAATGGGTGATGTGGCTAAAGGCTCAAGAGAAGCTCTTCTCCCATCTCCTCTAGCTTTGCCTTTGAGTCAGAGATCTTCTCAGACTGGGGCGTATGACTCGTACTCACCGAACGCTACTGTGCCGCAATGGGAAACCCACATCCCTCCTCCCGTCCCATCCAACATCTCCACTTCATACACAGACAGCTATAGTGACTCTATGATCAACCAGTACACCAGCCAGCTCTATCCAGTGATGGGCTCCTCTGACTTGCTGTATTCACGGGAGGGAACAGAGGTGTAG